One Bombilactobacillus folatiphilus genomic window, CATGTAAACAGCCTTTCTTCACTAAACGACCAATCAACGTTTTGATTGTGGATGCTTGCCAACCGGTCTGATCAAGATTACTAATAATCTCTTTGGCACTAACTGAACCTAAAGTCCAAACTACACGCATGACTTCCCATTCAGACTGCGAAATTCCCTCCAATTATTTTCCCCCTCAATTACTAAGTTTACAAGTGTAGTCTATACTTTTAAATTTCAGAAAGCAAATTTAAAGATTAATTCTTCCACACAAAAAAACACCGTTTAATTAGGACATAACTAATTAAACAGTGTCTAAAGTAAAATCTTAAAAAAAGAAATTATTTGCGGTTTTTAGCAACAAAATCATTAACTAATTTTGCATTATCAGCATTACTTAACGAAACATTTAACGCTTGATGAACTAAGTCAGGTAAATCATTCGTATCTAAATGCTTCATCAACGAGCGCACTCGTAAGATAGAAGTTGCACTCATGGAATATTCATCCAATCCCATACCTAATAATAATGGTACCATGACAGAATCACCAGCAGCTTCGCCACACATACCAACCCATTTACCTTCTTGATGTGCAGAATCAATCACATGCTTAATCAAACGTAAAATAGATGGATTATATGGTTGATAGAGGTAAGAAACATGCTCATTGCCACGATCAGCGGCCATTGTGTATTGAATCAAATCATTTGTTCCAATACTGAAGAAATCAACTTCTTTAGCAAATTGATCTGCCAAAACAGCAGCAGCCGGAATTTCAATCATGATACCAACTTCCAAGTTAGCATCAAATTGAATATTTTCAGCTGTCAGCTTATCCATCTCTTCTTGCAAAATGCCCTTAGCTTGACGGAATTCTTGAACAGTCGCAATCATTGGGAACATAATTCGCAATTTACCAAACGCGGAAGCCCGTAATAAAGCGCGCAACTGTGTTCGAAAGATATCTTGTCGATCTAAACTAATCCGAATAGCCCGATAACCTAAGAACGGATTCATCTCTTCAGGCAGTGGCAAATATGGTAAATGCTTATCGCCACCAATATCCATGGTTCGAACTACCACAGGCTTACCGTTCATACCTTCTAAAACTTCTTTGTAGGCTGCAAATTGATCTTCTTCAGATGGTAACTCAGCAGAATCCATATACAAAAATTCTGTCCGATACAAGCCGATCGCTTCGGCACCGTTAGCTTTAACGCCCACCAAGTCTTTAGGAGTTCCAATATTAGCAGCAATTTCAAAATGCTTACCATCAGCCGTAACTGTCGCAGCATCTTTCAATTTAGCCCATTCAGCTTTTTCTTGAGCATATTGTTGCGCCAATTGTTGATAATGATTAACTTCTGTTTCAGTAGGATTAATCACCGCATCCCCATGGACACCATCAACGATTAATTGATCGCCAGCTTTGACATCAGTGGTAATCGTGTCAGAACCAACAATCGCGGGAATTTCCAAAGACCGCGCCATAATTGCAGAATGGGCGGTCCGACCACCGATATCAGTAATAAAAGCTTTAACATACTTCTTATTTAACTGTGCAGTATCACTTGGCGTCAAATCATGAGCTACAATAATCACTTCATGATCAATCAAAGCTGGATTAGGCAATTCAACACCCAAAAGATGACTCATGACACGCTTCGAAACGTCGCGAACATCCGCTGCACGTTCTTGCATATACTTGTTATCAGTCATAGCTTCAAACATTGCAATAAACTGTTGAGAAACATTATCTAAAGCTTGTTCGGCATTAATTTTGTCATTTTTAATCTGCTGTTCAACAGCACCCGTGAATTCAGGATCCGCCAAAATCAACTTATGTGCGTCAAAAACTTGTGCTTCTTCTTCGCCCAAAGATTGTTTAGCAATATCACGAATTGTCGTTAATTCAGTGTCCGATTTTTCAATCGCTGTTGTGAGACGTTGAACTTCACTTTCAGGATCCGTGACCGCTTTCTTTTGATAGGACAAATCCGGTTGAACTAACAGATAGGCTGGGGCATTCGCAAAGCCATCACTAGCTGCAATTCCCTTCACTGTTTTAACCATTATTCTGACAAACCTTCTTTAGCCATCGTTTCACCAATTGCCTTCAAGGCTTCTGCAGCATCATCGCCATCAGCAGTAATTGTCACATCTGCACCTTGACCAACGCCTAAGGACATAACACCCATAATGGACTTCAAATTAACAGTCTTACCAGAATATTCTAAATTAACATCTGAACTAAATTTACTTGCAGTTTGTACTAACATCGTTGCTGGACGTGCATGAATACCAGTTTCTGCAATAACATGAAAGTCTTTCTTTTCCATAATAAAAACCTCTCTTTACCAACTGAATTTTCATATTTAATGAAAAGGGTTAACTTAACATCAGAACTACATTACCATTATTCAAAAAGCAAGGCAAGTTTTTTCAGTATTAGCACACTAAAAAAGAACTTATGCCTAATTGTTTTCGTTTTCAGAAAAGCGGTATGTGATCTGACCATTTCGATGGGCCGTTCCCACAATTTGATGATGTTGAGGACAAGCCAACCAAGCCTGATTAAACTCAAAAAACTGGTCTTGCTCAATATCAATTTGTTTAATTTTGCCCGCGATTAAACCTACTATTTCTTGTTGAAAATCCATCTTCTGCCTCACAATGCAAATTACTTTAATTACTAATTAAATCTCTATATACTGTGTTTTACATGCAAAGTCAAGCTTTTTTAAAAGAAAATTCAATTTTTTCTTTTTTAGCACTTGCATGTATCGAGTGCTAATTGTATAATTCATTTGTACTAAAAATTAGTACTCAATAACCAAACACAGCATCCAAAATGATCACTATTATTTTGGATAAAAATGAACGGTTTGGAAGTTGAAACAAACCCTTAAAGAAAGGTGGAATGTAGTTCATGCTTTGCCAAAATTGTCATAAAAATGAAGCAACTATCCATCTCTATACTAGTGTTAACGGTCAGCAAGCCGAGGTTAATTTATGCCAAAGTTGCTATCGAAAGTTGCGTGAACAACAAGCGATGGGAGGAAGTTCAAAGATGAATAACGATCCATTTGGTTTTGGCGATCTGAGTTCCTTGTTTGGCGGCATTGATCCTCAACAAGAAATGCGGCGTCAGCAACAAATGTCAACGCAAGGTCAGCGCGGTGGCGGTGGTAATAATTCTGGAAATGGAATCTTGAGTCAATTTGGTGTCGATCTGACTGCTCAAGCTGAAGCTGGTAAAATTGATCCTGTCGTTGGACGCGATAAAGAAATTGACCGTGTGATTGAAATTTTAAATCGGCGGACCAAAAATAATCCGGTTCTAATCGGTGAAGCTGGTGTCGGTAAAACAGCAGTTGTGGAAGGTTTAGCTCAACGAATTGTTGATGGTGAAGTTCCTGAAAAATTACAGAGTAAACGCGTCATTCGCTTAGATGTTGTTTCGCTGGTGCAAGGTACTGGTGTCCGCGGACAGTTTGAACAGCGAATGCAAGAATTAATTAACGAGTTACAAAATAACAAGAATATTATCTTATTTATTGATGAAATTCACGAAATTGTTGGTGCTGGTAATGCCGAAGGCGGTATGGACGCTGGTAATGTCTTAAAACCTGCTTTAGCACGTGGCGAATTGCAATTAGTCGGAGCAACGACTTTTAACGAATATCGTCAAATTGAAAAAGATTCTGCATTGGCACGGCGACTACAACCAGTTCAAGTTAGCGAACCGTCAGTCGACCAAACCGTTGAAATTTTAAAGGGTATCGAACCTAAATACGAAGCTTATCATCATGTAAAATATACACCTGAAGCCATTCAAGCTGCAGCGGTCCTATCCGATCGCTATATTCAAGACCGTTTCCTACCGGATAAGGCCATTGACTTGTTAGACGAATCTGGCTCTCGTAAAAATCTTACGCTCAGTCCTGTCGATCCTGCGGAAATTGAGAAGAAAATTAAAGAAGCCGAAGCTAATAAGCAAACTGCTCTCAAACAAGAGGATTATGAAAAAGCCGCTTTTTATCGCGATCAAACCAAAAAACTTGAGGAAGTTCGTGATAATAAAACTGACACTGAACAAGAGCCCCAAGTTACCGAAGATGATATTGAAAGTATTGTCGAAGAAAAAACCAATATTCCCGTTGGCGACTTAAAAGCACAAGAACAAGAGCAATTGCGCAATTTAACACCTGAATTAGAGGCTCACGTAATTGGTCAAGATAAAGCCGTGGGTCAAGTCAGCCGAGCAATTCGACGGAACCGCGTTGGTTTTAACAAGACTGGACGCCCAATTGGTTCTTTCCTCTTTGTCGGCCCAACTGGTGTTGGTAAAACAGAATTAGCTAAACAATTAGCTAAACAATTATTTGGCAGTGAAGATAGCATGATTCGCTTCGATATGTCTGAATATATGGAAAAACACAGTGTGTCGAAGTTAATTGGCTCACCTCCAGGGTATGTTGGCTATGAAGAAGCTGGACAATTAACTGAACAAGTTCGGCGGCATCCATACAGTTTGATTTTGTTGGACGAAATTGAAAAAGCCCATCCTGATGTAATGCATATGTTCTTACAAATCTTGGATGATGGCCGTTTAACGGACTCACAAGGTCGCACGGTTAGTTTTAAAGATACTATTATCATCATGACTTCCAATGCTGGACAAGGTGATAGTGAAGCTAATGTGGGCTTTGGCGCTGAGATGTCCGGTAATACGAATTCTGTTTTAGATAAACTTGGCAATTACTTCAAACCCGAATTTTTGAACCGATTTGACGGCATTATTGAATTCGATCCATTATCTAAGGAAAGTTTGTTAAAAATTGTGAACTTGATGATTCAAGATACGAATCGTATGATTGCCGATCAAGGTTTGGACGTTGAAGTCACCCAACCGGCCAAAGAAAAAATTGTTGATTTGGGTTATGATCCAGCTTTAGGAGCACGACCATTACGTCGGGTTATTCAGGATCAAATTGAAGACCGTGTGGCAGATCATTATCTTGATCATCCTCAAGAAAAACACCTGAAGGCAGTTTTGGATAACGACAATATTAAAGTCGAAGCAAATTCCAGCGACACAGCTACTGAATCAAAAAAACAAACTAAAGATACCAAAGCAACCAAAAAAGATACGAATCAAGCATCAAATGACGACAAAGACAAGAAATAAATATTATCGTCTAAACACAAAAAAGAGTGATTTGAATCACTCTTTTTTAGTACATAGAAATGAAGCTATCATCTGACCGAACCACCAAACACGGTTGAACTTGAATCTGCTTAGCATAAGGATTATGTCGTAAGCGTCGGCCTTTTTGTCTGATAGACGTATCTTTCAATTTAAATTGATAATTCAATGGCAACGTCATCTGCGCTAAACGAAACTTGCTGTCTTTCATTTGAATTTTACTTGTGCCCAACAGTTTCACTTGTTTCAATCGACAAACTGAATCAGACAATCGACCGTGCAATTGTAATTGACTATTGTTGAACTGGAGATGTGAATCATCGACATTCAACTTAGCTTTCTTCAAATTAGAATTTTGCATGTGCAACTGACTATCACTTAAATGAAAATCACTGTCAGCTTGGAGAACCTGTAACTGCTGCAAATTAATGCGTGAATTATCAGCTCGTAATACTAAGCGTTGCGTCTGAAGATCTGTTAAGGATAATTGACCATCTTGCAAATTTCCCTGAACACTTTGTAAAACCTGATCACGCGGCACTGTAATTTGAATCTGCGGGCTCTTTAACCCCACAGATACATAATAAAAATAACGTCCCTGATCTTGAACCACTAATTCTTGCTTGTTGTTCACATATGTTTTGATCAAATGATTCTTCTGTCCATTAATAACCTTCACCTGATACTTAGAACCCGACTTAATCTGAACATTATCAGCATTATCTTGCAAATCAACCCGGATTTTCTTAAATGGCGCTACTTTATATTGTTGGACTTCCCGATGATTATCCAAAACATAAACTTTGGAACTGTGCATATCTCCAGCTAGTGGTTGAAAACCGTCATGAAAATAACCGACAGCTACCAAAATCAATCCTATCAACAGTAACAACCAACTAAAACGATAATATTTTTTCATTAGTAATCTCCTTGCTGTTGAGACTTTTGACGAAAGTAACGCTTCTTCAAAAATTTACGTCCTAAATATCGAGCAAATGTGACACACTGTGTCGTCAAAAACCGAGCAAATTTAATAATCAGTGGCATACAAAGTAACGAAATCGCCATCATTATTGCAGCTATACCTAAATAAAAACACGCTACCGCCCAATTCGTGGTCAACAACGGAATCGTAAATCTGAAAATAATGAACAGACTACTTAAGAATAGAGATAAAACAACGGCGACAAATGAAGCGCCAATCGCCAAGAAAACTACTAGAATCGCCAATAACAAAGCAGCGACAACCAAAATGGTTGGAATTCCAATTGGAGCAGCTAACATTCCTAAGAAAATCCACCAAACAATTCGTAAATTCCGCCGCGAAGTGCCCCCTTTAAGAAGTTTTTCTTTCGGATTTTGAGGTTCAACCACTGCCGGCAACAACGCCGTCGAACTCAACGAATAATCGGCCAAAATTTTGTGCGCTAATTGCTTGGGTGTCCCTAATTCGTCTTCCAACAAATCTTTTTGGTCGAAGCCTGCGTCTAAGATGAATTCTTGATAAAATCCAACGACTTCTTGCCGCTCATCAGTTGGTAAAGCCGCTAATTCTTTTGTTAGTTGTGCCAAATAATCTTTAATGATCGACTTCATTCTCATTGACCTCCATCACTTGATTGATTCCATCACTGAATTTTTGCCATTCCGCCTTAATTTCCCAAAATAAGGCCTGACCTGTATCTGTTAAACGGTAATATCGGCGATTACGGCCTAAATAAGGTTGATCATATGTATCCAAATAACCACCCTTTTTCAAACGGCGCAAAACCGGATAAATCGTCGACTCTGAAATATCCAACACTGCTTGCACCTGTTGTGTCAGCGCATAGCCATATAAATCTTCAGTTTTTAAAAACGAAAGGACCGTACCATCCAGTAATCGCGCTGGAACTTGAATTGCCATGAGCGTACCCCTTTCCATACTATATTTCGTATAGTATTATATGACAAAAAAACACTACTGACAAGTAATGTCCATAGTGTTCCTTTTTTATAATTTAGCTGTTAACTGTACATCCGGATACTTATTTTCAAACCATTGTTCCGCAAATCGATTTTCGAATAAAAATAATGGTTGCTCCGCTAAATCTTTCACCAAAATATTGCGACTAGATGACATTGCCGGATCTAATTGCTCGGGCTTAATCCAACGTGCAATCCGCTCCCCCATCGGTTTCATCACAACTTCCGTATTATATTCATTTTGCATCCGAAACTTAAAGACTTCAAACTGCAATTGTCCCACAGCTCCCAAAACATAATCACCCGTTTGATAATTACGATATAACTGCACAGCGCCTTCTTGCACTAATTGCTGCATACCTTTGTGAAATGACTTTTGCTTCATCACATTTTTCGGAATTACTTCCATGAATAGTTCAGGCGTAAATTGCGGTAAGACGGGATATTGCACCTCCCGCTTGCCAGCATAAATCGTATCCCCAATTTGAAAGTTACCAGTGTCATATAACCCAACAATATCACCTGCCACGGCGTTTTTAACCTGTTCACGCTGATCAGACATAAACTCCGTCGCGTTGTTTAACCGCAGCTCTTTCTGGGTTCGCTGTAATTTTACTTCCATGCCCTTTTCAAACTCGCCGGAACCAATTCGCACAAAAGCAATTCGATCACGATGTTTAGGATTCATGTTAGCTTGAATTTTAAAGATAAATCCTGAAAATTCTGCGTCATCCGCCGCAATGTTTGTTTCATCAACTAACTGATGCGAACTAGGCGCTGGCGCCAACTCCAAAAATTGATCCAAAAAAGTCTGCACCCCAAAATTCGTTAATGCTGACCCAAAGAAGACTGGTGTCTGTTCACCTTGCAAGATTTTTTGTCGATCAAAAGTGTTGCCAGCTTCCTTCAACAAACCAACTTCATCCAAAGTTTGTTGATACAAACTATCTTGTAACAAGGGATGGTCATCGATTAACTGACCGTCATCATTTAAGGGAAGAAAACGATGTTGTTCATCATCTGGATGGTACAACTCTATCCGCCGATTTTGCAGATCATATAACCCTTGCAAATTCTTGCCACTGCCCATCGGCCAATTCATCGCAACACCTTCGATATCCAGTAAATCTTCTAATTCACCGATCAAATCTAATGGTTCGCGGCCATCACGATCCAACTTATTCATAAAAGTAAAAATCGGGATGCCCCGTTGCTTAACAACTTTGAATAACTTTTTCGTCTGTGCTTCAATACCCTTAGCCGAATCAATCACCATCACCGCCGCATCTACAGCCATCAAAGTCCGATACGTGTCTTCGGAAAAATCCTCATGTCCCGGCGTATCCAAAATGTTGACATGCTTATCTTGATAATCAAATTCCATCACGGAACTGGTCACGGAAATTCCCCGCTTCTTTTCGATTTCCATCCAATCAGAGGTTGCATAATTGCCAGTTTTTTTCCCTTTAACGGTTCCAGCCGAACGAATGACGCCACCAAAAAGCAACATTTGTTCGGTAATCGTGGTTTTTCCAGCATCTGGGTGAGAAATAATCGCAAACGTCCGCCGTTTTTGCACTGCATCTTGCAACTGTTCTTGTTTCATGTTCATTCTCCGTTCACTACTTCAAAGTTAAGTTAACTAAATAACTTAGACAAATCTGCCAACTTACGGTACGATTACCCTATGAAAGGTCAAATTATGTCTAATAAAAAAATTACAATCATCTATACTTTCTTATTTATTATCCCATATCTTTTATGTCTAGCTTTAATCGGGACAGGCTATGATGCGCTGGTGAATCATTATAACAGTTGGTGGCGCTTGATTATTTGTGCTGTCATCGGTGCTGTGTTAATGATAGCGGTCAAATCAATTGCCCATCGACCGATTAAAATTATTACGCAACAGACCACCAATCGTTATCTTAAAAAAGTAATTAACTTTTTCAATATTGATTATAGCATGACTAACTTTTATCTAAATTTCGTGATTGATTTTGTAATGACAATTGTCTCCACCAAGATTATCCACAGGCTCTTTGAATTGTACCAAATCCAAGGTTCGTTAATGGGCTGGATTATTGCGCTATTGGTTTTGTCACTTGTCCTCGCTTCAAATATTGAATACAACAGTCTAAGTATTGATCCACAACAAAAATAATTTTTGTAGAAAAAGAGCAAGTTAGATAACCTGCTCTTTTTTCTTTGCTAAAATTTTATGATCGGTGTAATAATTCCTGATAACGTTGATACCAAATATCAATATAGCCTTGTGAAAAAGGACCTTTTTTGTGGTCAATCCAGTCAATTAACGTTTCTGTACTATCTTTCAGAATTTGATCAATATCATCAGAATACCGCCACAAACGCTTATGTGCTGCATATTCATCCACATCCAACAAGCGTTTTTCACCATCAGGAAAAACTTTGACATCTAAATCATAATCAATATATTTCAGCGCTTCTTTATCTAACACAAAAGGAGTAGCCAAATTACAGTAATATGATGGTCCATTATCACGCAACATGGTCACAATATTAAACCAATAATGCTTATGAAAATAAACTAACGCTGGTTCACGAGTATACCAATGCCGGCGATCACTTTCAGTCACTAAAGTGTGATCATTACAGCCAATGATGGAATTTTCACTCGTTTTCAACACCATGGTATCGCGCCATGTTCGATGTAAATGTCCATCATGTTTATAACTCTGAATGGCTATGTAATCTCCTTCACGAGGAACTTGCATAGTTGACCCAGCTTTCTAATTACTATTTCTTTTAAATTATAGCAAAAGCTCAATCCAATAACACGCTTATTTGAGATTTTCTAATGCAGCACTAATTTGCGACGACTGAAAACCACGGCGCATCAAAGCTGCATACAACTTGCGGCGCCCTTGATCTTTAGTTCGATAACGCGGCCACAACTTATCAATCGCTTGATCTAATAATTGTTGCTCCGCTTGCTCATCAGATGTTAAATCTAATTGCGCTAACACTTTAGAATTTACTTCACTAGCAAATCCGGCCGTCATTAAGCGTTGTTGTACTTTTTGATAACGTTTATGCTGTGGTTGACGCTGATTTTGGCGCCAACACTTTTGAGCTAGCTTAGTTGCATTTTGAATCTGTTGCTCGACAGAATAGAGTGGTAAAGCTTGCTCAATCACATCGGGCATCAATTTTTTTTGTTGCAATTTATAGCGGATTTTTTGCGGACCATCTAGCGTTGTTTTCACCGCAGTGCGCACAAAACTCGCCGCATATTGACGATCATCCAGATATTGTTGCTGAACTAACAGTGAAACCACTTGTTGGCTGACAGCAGGCGAAATATCGTGTTGTCTCAAATATTGTTTCATTTCGCCCTGTGTTCGCAATTGATAACTCAAATAATTCAAGGCTTGTTGATAAGCACGATCAAAAACTTCCTGATCTTTCAATTCAGCTAATTGTTGCGCCGTCAATTCTTGTCCCTTGGCTAACTGCAGATTCACCAGCATTGTCTCACTGACCGCTAAAGCAAATTGTCCATCAATGAAAATATTGTAACGTCCCGGACGTTTTTGCGTTGTAATTTGCGTGATTTTCAAGTTCTTAAGTCTCCTTTTGCGTGTGCTATACTGGAAGTCAAAGTTTGACAATAATTATTGAGGAGTCGACTACTTTTGTCAAAAGACACTTTGCCAATTAAAATTGGTCAAAAATTACAGCTCGAAATTAAAAAAATGGGAATTAACGGTGAAGGCATTGGTTATTACCATCAGAAATTAGTCTTTGTGCCGCAAGTTTTACCGGGTGAACAAGTGCAATGTGAAATTACGGCAATTCAGCCTCATTTTTTGCGTGGAAAATGTTTGACAAGAACCCACGACAGTTCCTTACGCAACCACCAAGTGCCCACTTTATACGGAAAAGTTGGCGGCTTAGAATTAGCCCATTTAAAATATCCGGCACAACTCAACTTCAAGCGCCTCATGGTTAAGCAGGCTTTGCAACATTTTCAACCACAAGGTTTTCGCCACTATCAAGTTTTGCCGACCATTGGCATGGATGAGCCGTGGCATTATCGCAATAAAGCGCAATTTCAATTGCAAGAACAAGCTGGCCAAGTGGTGTGTGGACTCTATCAAAATCACAGCCATCAAGTCGTCGATTCATTGACCATGCCGACACAAAGCTGCTTAACGTTAAGTATCTTACAACGCTTAGTGCCAATAATTCAACAACTGCAATTGCCGATTTTTGATGAAGAACATAATTCGGGCATTTTCAAAACGTTGGTCGTGCGCGAGTCAACTTTCACAAAGACATCACAACTCACCGTCATCACTAACTCCCGCAAGTTTCCCAAATTACGGCAATTCTTGGCTTTATTGAACGCACAAATTCCCGAAGTCGATGCACTCTTTCAGAATTATAATCCCGCCCCAAGCCACGATGTCTGGGGAGCAGAAACTAAATTGCTGTGGGGCAAAGAATATCTCGTCGAACAAATCAATAATCAACAATTCGCGCTATCACCACGAGCTTTCTTGCAACTTAATCCCATTCAAACGCAAAAATTATATCAACTTGTGCAAAAAACCATTGATCCACAACCTGATGATATTTTGGTCGACGCATATGCAGGCGTAGGCACGATTGGGATTAGTTTAGCACCAAAAGTTGCCCAAGTTCTCGGCAGTGAAACCATACCAGAGGCGGTGCATGACGCCAATCTTAATGCACAACAAAATCACTTAGCTAACGCCCATTACACGGTTGGCGCGACGGAAGAATTATATCCTAAATGGCTCGCTCAAGGCTTGCGCCCCACCAGTCTCGTTGTCGACCCGCCCCGCGTTGGCTTAGCCAATTCACTAGTTGAATTATTAGTAAAATCAGGACCAGCCAAAGTCGTTTACGTTTCCTGTAATCCCTCCACTTTGGCGCGCGATTTGCGGCAATTAGCCCCAGTCTATCAAGTTCAATCCATTCAACCAATTGACATGTTTCCACAGACACCACATGTGGAAAGTATGACGGTGTTGGAGCGGAAAAAGGAAAGGAGTTGAGTACTGACCTTGAACAAAAAACGGAATTTAAAACTTTAACTGAACAATGCGAGATTATAATTGATCAAAAAAAATTAAAATTATCAAGCGTTGAAAATAAAGAGAAATCAATCAATTAAAAAAAGAACTTCTTCAAAAAATTATTTTGATTTAATAAATGGTTTGGAAGATATCATAACAATTAACGGAAAAGAAAATAAGTATTATGGCAATTACTATGTTGATGATTTACTCACCGTATATAAGCTAAACAAAGATTTACGGACAATGATTTTATCTGTAATTGGAGAATTCGAGATAAGATTAAAATCGTAAATCGCGTATCGTTTTTCTGAAGAGCATCCACATTGCGAAGATTATCATAACCCATCGAATTATAAGAGAATAAGCGTTGATGATAGAGACGAAATATTTTATGCAAGATATGGGTATTCTAGGAATTTGAAGAAAAAACATCCTACGATAAATGAAGGAAAAAAATTTCCATTTTTTATTACTAAAAAACGACAGCGGCGTCCCTACATGAATGCGTATGATGAAAACACACCACTGTGGATTGCAATTAAAGTATTAAACTTTGGACAACTTCATTTGATGTTTTCCATGTTAACTGGTGATATTGCAAAGAACATTTTAAACGATTTCAATCTGGAATCAATTGATAGGAATATGTTTGAATCTATCCTTCATGTCATAAATTGGCTAAGAAATGAATGTGCTCATTTCGAAATGATTAATAAAAGTAGATATAGCGGTAAATACCCATTAGACAAATCATTAATCAAAAAATTAAATTTAATAACCAATCGATCTCATAAAAATTTAAATGTATTTCAAGCATGTGTATATTAGACTTAGTACAACCCTTCAACAAAGATGTAGACAAATTATTAACGGGATCACAACTGTCTAAGACATTAAAATTATCATACTTACGTGAAATAGGTTTTTGGAAAGGTTGTAACTGGGAGTTTAATATTGACTTTGGATCAGAAAAATAATAGCATGTAGACATAAAAGGTGCCGATGATGGCGTTATGTCGCTTAACAGTGCATAATATAGAAAAAACGTTTTGATTCCTTTAATAAGGTGGATAAACGTTTTTTTAAT contains:
- the recX gene encoding recombination regulator RecX — its product is MKITQITTQKRPGRYNIFIDGQFALAVSETMLVNLQLAKGQELTAQQLAELKDQEVFDRAYQQALNYLSYQLRTQGEMKQYLRQHDISPAVSQQVVSLLVQQQYLDDRQYAASFVRTAVKTTLDGPQKIRYKLQQKKLMPDVIEQALPLYSVEQQIQNATKLAQKCWRQNQRQPQHKRYQKVQQRLMTAGFASEVNSKVLAQLDLTSDEQAEQQLLDQAIDKLWPRYRTKDQGRRKLYAALMRRGFQSSQISAALENLK
- a CDS encoding Abi family protein — its product is MAYRFSEEHPHCEDYHNPSNYKRISVDDRDEIFYARYGYSRNLKKKHPTINEGKKFPFFITKKRQRRPYMNAYDENTPLWIAIKVLNFGQLHLMFSMLTGDIAKNILNDFNLESIDRNMFESILHVINWLRNECAHFEMINKSRYSGKYPLDKSLIKKLNLITNRSHKNLNVFQACVY
- a CDS encoding peptide chain release factor 3 is translated as MKQEQLQDAVQKRRTFAIISHPDAGKTTITEQMLLFGGVIRSAGTVKGKKTGNYATSDWMEIEKKRGISVTSSVMEFDYQDKHVNILDTPGHEDFSEDTYRTLMAVDAAVMVIDSAKGIEAQTKKLFKVVKQRGIPIFTFMNKLDRDGREPLDLIGELEDLLDIEGVAMNWPMGSGKNLQGLYDLQNRRIELYHPDDEQHRFLPLNDDGQLIDDHPLLQDSLYQQTLDEVGLLKEAGNTFDRQKILQGEQTPVFFGSALTNFGVQTFLDQFLELAPAPSSHQLVDETNIAADDAEFSGFIFKIQANMNPKHRDRIAFVRIGSGEFEKGMEVKLQRTQKELRLNNATEFMSDQREQVKNAVAGDIVGLYDTGNFQIGDTIYAGKREVQYPVLPQFTPELFMEVIPKNVMKQKSFHKGMQQLVQEGAVQLYRNYQTGDYVLGAVGQLQFEVFKFRMQNEYNTEVVMKPMGERIARWIKPEQLDPAMSSSRNILVKDLAEQPLFLFENRFAEQWFENKYPDVQLTAKL
- the rlmD gene encoding 23S rRNA (uracil(1939)-C(5))-methyltransferase RlmD — translated: MSKDTLPIKIGQKLQLEIKKMGINGEGIGYYHQKLVFVPQVLPGEQVQCEITAIQPHFLRGKCLTRTHDSSLRNHQVPTLYGKVGGLELAHLKYPAQLNFKRLMVKQALQHFQPQGFRHYQVLPTIGMDEPWHYRNKAQFQLQEQAGQVVCGLYQNHSHQVVDSLTMPTQSCLTLSILQRLVPIIQQLQLPIFDEEHNSGIFKTLVVRESTFTKTSQLTVITNSRKFPKLRQFLALLNAQIPEVDALFQNYNPAPSHDVWGAETKLLWGKEYLVEQINNQQFALSPRAFLQLNPIQTQKLYQLVQKTIDPQPDDILVDAYAGVGTIGISLAPKVAQVLGSETIPEAVHDANLNAQQNHLANAHYTVGATEELYPKWLAQGLRPTSLVVDPPRVGLANSLVELLVKSGPAKVVYVSCNPSTLARDLRQLAPVYQVQSIQPIDMFPQTPHVESMTVLERKKERS
- a CDS encoding DUF402 domain-containing protein, whose protein sequence is MQVPREGDYIAIQSYKHDGHLHRTWRDTMVLKTSENSIIGCNDHTLVTESDRRHWYTREPALVYFHKHYWFNIVTMLRDNGPSYYCNLATPFVLDKEALKYIDYDLDVKVFPDGEKRLLDVDEYAAHKRLWRYSDDIDQILKDSTETLIDWIDHKKGPFSQGYIDIWYQRYQELLHRS